One region of Acidimicrobiia bacterium genomic DNA includes:
- a CDS encoding DUF4262 domain-containing protein, with protein sequence MDLEAWHDQEEARMTEAIRRVGWQIQYVGGGTCSRPGCDPAPDDQPPFAYTTGLFGLGHAELLIVGVDPATASGVLNDLGQRVMDGDTVMPGAVITFAKWPHRIIPEPVPNPGEILLWANRFYQRPAEYSVPALQLTYDDAAGRFPWDEGYAAPELQPRPGTFAA encoded by the coding sequence ATGGATCTCGAAGCCTGGCACGACCAGGAGGAAGCCCGGATGACCGAGGCGATCCGCCGGGTCGGCTGGCAAATCCAATATGTCGGCGGCGGAACCTGCAGCCGGCCCGGGTGCGATCCGGCGCCCGACGATCAGCCGCCCTTTGCCTACACCACCGGGTTGTTCGGGCTCGGCCACGCCGAGTTGTTGATCGTCGGGGTCGACCCGGCGACGGCCAGCGGCGTCCTCAATGACCTCGGGCAGCGGGTGATGGACGGGGACACCGTGATGCCCGGCGCGGTCATCACCTTCGCGAAATGGCCTCATCGGATCATCCCCGAACCGGTACCCAACCCTGGCGAGATCCTGTTGTGGGCTAACCGCTTCTACCAGCGCCCTGCCGAGTACTCGGTGCCTGCGCTCCAACTCACCTACGACGACGCGGCCGGCCGCTTCCCCTGGGACGAGGGCTACGCCGCACCGGAACTTCAACCGCGGCCCGGGACCTTCGCCGCGTGA
- a CDS encoding FAD binding domain-containing protein — translation MKTRQPTSLDHALTALAEDPEATILAGGTDLMVSVNYHALRPSSVIGIRRVPELQEWDGQFLGAGVTYSRMERGPIAALAQAARTVGSPQIRNAGTLGGNLGTASPAGDALPVLAALDAEIVLRSAAGERVVRWDEFIVGPKQNTRRPDEIILGARLPHQIPPGQGFAKIGTRSAMVIAVASCCVFRDEDGRTTIALGSVGPTPVRPRRAEAMISAERNPSEAALAELQRLVSEEVSPITDHRSTAGYRRHASGVIARRLVEKILGR, via the coding sequence GTGAAGACCCGGCAGCCGACATCGCTCGACCACGCCCTCACCGCGCTGGCGGAGGACCCGGAGGCGACAATCCTCGCCGGGGGCACCGACCTCATGGTGTCGGTCAACTATCACGCCCTGCGCCCCTCGTCGGTGATCGGCATCCGCCGGGTCCCCGAACTTCAGGAGTGGGACGGCCAGTTCCTCGGGGCGGGCGTCACTTACAGCCGCATGGAGCGGGGGCCGATCGCGGCGCTGGCGCAGGCGGCCCGGACGGTGGGCTCCCCGCAGATCCGCAACGCCGGCACCCTGGGCGGCAACCTGGGCACTGCCAGCCCCGCCGGTGATGCTCTCCCGGTCCTCGCCGCCCTCGACGCCGAGATCGTGCTGCGCTCCGCCGCGGGCGAGCGGGTGGTCCGCTGGGACGAGTTCATCGTCGGCCCGAAGCAGAACACCCGGCGGCCCGACGAGATCATCCTCGGGGCCCGACTCCCCCATCAGATCCCGCCGGGACAGGGGTTCGCAAAGATCGGCACCCGCAGTGCGATGGTGATCGCAGTGGCGTCGTGCTGCGTGTTTCGCGACGAGGACGGGAGGACGACAATCGCCCTCGGCTCGGTTGGCCCCACTCCCGTTCGCCCTCGCCGGGCCGAAGCCATGATCTCCGCCGAGCGGAACCCGTCGGAGGCAGCGCTCGCCGAACTGCAGCGGTTGGTCTCCGAGGAGGTCTCCCCGATCACCGACCATCGCTCCACCGCCGGGTACCGCCGCCACGCCTCGGGGGTCATCGCCCGACGCCTGGTGGAGAAGATCCTCGGACGATGA
- a CDS encoding (2Fe-2S)-binding protein has translation MTRFTVNGTGHTADPIGPESLLTTLRDRLGLYGSKNACEQGECGSCSVILDGELVCSCLVMTADTDGSTIVTVEGLADGDTLHRVQQVMVDGSGVQCGFCTPGIVVAAAHLFDASPDPSAEDIREALAGNICRCTGYGAIVRALQALSGDGQ, from the coding sequence ATGACCCGCTTCACCGTCAACGGCACCGGGCACACCGCCGACCCGATCGGGCCCGAGAGCCTGCTGACCACGCTGCGGGACCGCCTCGGCCTCTACGGCTCGAAGAACGCCTGCGAGCAGGGCGAGTGCGGATCGTGCTCGGTGATCCTCGACGGCGAACTGGTGTGCTCGTGCCTGGTGATGACCGCCGACACCGACGGATCCACGATCGTGACCGTCGAGGGGCTGGCCGACGGCGACACCCTCCACCGGGTGCAGCAGGTGATGGTCGACGGGTCGGGGGTGCAATGTGGCTTCTGCACGCCGGGGATCGTCGTCGCCGCCGCCCACCTCTTCGACGCCAGCCCCGACCCCTCCGCAGAGGACATCCGCGAAGCGCTCGCCGGGAACATCTGCCGCTGTACCGGGTACGGGGCCATCGTCCGGGCGCTCCAGGCACTTTCGGGAGATGGTCAGTGA
- a CDS encoding molybdopterin cofactor-binding domain-containing protein, with the protein MTTIARPRTERGVGASVTRSDAIPKVKGEFAYSSDLHAEGMLWGATVRSPHAHARIVSIDVAPALALPGVHAALTIEDVPGRRAFGLEDADQPALADGLVRFWGEAVAVVAADDRETARRAAAAVRVEYEPLPPLADPEEAERIGSTFRVMNIVNGNPEAHGSVAVEGYYEVGQQDQAPLGTESGIAIPDGEGGVDLYISTQWLHVDHEQVVATLGLRPEQVRLHMAGIGGAFGAREDLSLQVHLCLLALHTGRPVKMVYDRAESFVGHVHRHPARMWYRHEADSNGKLRRVEARLLLDGGAYASTSSAVLANACYFAVGPYHCDAVEVHGAAVRTNNPPAGAMRGFGAVQSCFGYESQMDRLATALGIDPIDLRLMNALESGDRLATTGQLIEGSLPTRRVIEALRAMPLFDSVSDDPRRLPGGTGLTTPTTAVRRGIGFAVSIKNLAFSESFDDYAEARAVLTSDGLEIHTAAAEVGQGLVSVVEQLARTVTGVEQVRMVWVDTSRIGSAGSTSASRQTQMTGGAVVAACETLLAEALLRGGGDRLDDRGVWRGEELVATTADLLASGPIEHLERFHHPPTERPDDQGRGKVHAGYAIAAHRAVVDVDPDLGLVRVVRVDTAQDVGKAINPAAVIGQIEGGIMQGVGLAVMEEIVLDQGVMKNASFTDYLLPTFLDAPDVEAILIEEPDHWGPFGAKGVGEPPTISSTPAVVAAIRNATGRDLTRVPVRPEHIVFSE; encoded by the coding sequence GTGACCACCATCGCCCGCCCCCGGACCGAGCGCGGCGTGGGCGCCAGCGTCACCCGATCCGACGCCATCCCCAAGGTGAAGGGCGAATTCGCCTATTCGTCGGACCTCCACGCCGAGGGGATGCTCTGGGGTGCCACGGTCCGGAGCCCGCACGCTCACGCCCGGATTGTCTCGATCGACGTCGCCCCCGCGCTGGCTCTTCCCGGTGTACACGCCGCCCTGACTATCGAGGACGTCCCAGGGCGCCGAGCCTTCGGGCTGGAGGATGCCGACCAGCCCGCCCTGGCCGACGGACTCGTGCGTTTCTGGGGAGAGGCGGTGGCGGTGGTCGCCGCCGACGACCGCGAGACCGCCCGCCGGGCCGCCGCCGCCGTCCGGGTGGAGTACGAGCCACTCCCGCCGCTGGCGGACCCCGAGGAGGCCGAACGAATCGGATCGACCTTCCGGGTGATGAACATCGTCAACGGGAATCCGGAGGCACACGGATCGGTGGCCGTCGAGGGTTACTACGAGGTGGGCCAGCAGGACCAGGCGCCCCTTGGTACCGAGAGCGGCATCGCCATCCCCGATGGCGAAGGGGGGGTCGACCTCTACATCTCCACTCAATGGCTCCATGTCGACCATGAACAAGTCGTCGCCACCCTCGGCCTCCGGCCCGAGCAGGTGCGGCTTCACATGGCCGGGATCGGCGGCGCGTTCGGGGCGCGCGAGGACCTGAGCCTCCAGGTACACCTTTGCCTGCTCGCTCTTCACACGGGGCGCCCGGTGAAGATGGTCTACGACCGAGCGGAATCGTTCGTCGGGCACGTCCACCGGCATCCGGCCCGCATGTGGTATCGCCACGAGGCCGATTCGAACGGGAAGCTTCGCCGGGTAGAAGCCCGGCTGCTGCTCGACGGCGGGGCATACGCCTCGACCAGCTCCGCCGTGCTCGCCAACGCCTGCTACTTCGCGGTGGGCCCGTATCACTGCGACGCGGTCGAGGTGCATGGGGCGGCGGTACGCACCAACAACCCCCCGGCGGGGGCGATGCGAGGCTTTGGCGCGGTCCAGTCATGCTTCGGGTACGAGTCACAGATGGATCGCCTCGCCACCGCACTCGGCATCGACCCGATCGACCTGCGGTTGATGAACGCCCTGGAATCGGGCGACCGCCTCGCCACCACCGGCCAGCTGATCGAGGGCTCCCTCCCCACCCGACGGGTGATCGAAGCACTGCGGGCGATGCCGCTTTTCGACTCCGTTTCCGACGACCCGCGCCGGTTGCCCGGCGGCACCGGGCTCACCACCCCGACGACGGCGGTGCGTCGAGGTATCGGGTTCGCCGTCAGCATCAAGAACCTGGCGTTCTCCGAGTCCTTCGACGACTACGCCGAGGCAAGGGCGGTGCTGACTTCCGACGGTCTGGAGATCCATACTGCCGCCGCCGAGGTCGGGCAGGGGCTGGTCTCGGTGGTGGAGCAACTTGCCCGAACGGTCACCGGCGTCGAACAGGTGCGGATGGTGTGGGTGGACACCTCGCGGATCGGGTCGGCCGGCTCGACCTCGGCCTCCCGCCAGACACAGATGACCGGCGGCGCGGTAGTGGCAGCGTGCGAGACCTTGCTCGCCGAGGCGCTACTACGCGGCGGTGGAGATCGGCTCGACGACCGCGGTGTCTGGCGCGGCGAAGAACTTGTGGCGACCACCGCCGACCTGCTCGCCAGCGGACCCATCGAGCACCTGGAGAGGTTCCACCACCCCCCCACCGAACGGCCCGACGACCAGGGCCGGGGCAAGGTGCATGCCGGGTACGCCATCGCTGCCCACCGGGCAGTGGTCGATGTCGACCCCGACCTCGGCCTGGTGCGGGTGGTGCGGGTCGACACCGCCCAGGATGTCGGCAAGGCAATCAACCCGGCGGCGGTGATCGGCCAGATCGAGGGCGGGATCATGCAAGGCGTCGGCCTGGCGGTCATGGAGGAGATCGTTCTCGACCAGGGCGTGATGAAGAACGCCTCGTTCACCGACTACCTACTGCCCACCTTCCTCGATGCCCCCGACGTGGAAGCGATCCTGATCGAGGAACCCGACCACTGGGGTCCGTTTGGCGCCAAGGGTGTCGGCGAACCGCCCACGATCTCGTCCACCCCGGCAGTCGTGGCCGCCATCCGCAACGCCACCGGCCGCGACCTGACCCGAGTGCCGGTGAGGCCGGAGCACATAGTGTTTTCCGAGTAG
- a CDS encoding FAD-binding oxidoreductase, which translates to MRAERSEAPLNIAVIGGGIAGASVAYELSARAEVALFEQEPICGYHSTGRSAALFTECYGDPVVRRLAIASRPFLAAPPPGFSDSPLVTPRSLLFVGTADQAPALATALEEFRAMVPTVKGVGGEEARALCPVLDPEVVAGGILEPGAMDIDVHALHLGYQQAARTRGARILTRSPVVNLRLNGGSWTVATPDGNHEADIVVNAAGAWADVVGGMAGTHPIGLVPKRRTAFTFRPPDGFDHRRWPMVIDVDEHWYFRPEGAHLLASPADETAMHPCDARHEEADVALAIERITAVTTMPIRSIERAWAGLRSFVADHRPVNGWDPEVPGFYWLAAQGGFGIKTAPAMARFAEGTILDGAPPADLTRAGLSAGALSPARLATEAEST; encoded by the coding sequence TTGCGGGCCGAGCGAAGCGAGGCCCCTCTGAACATCGCTGTGATCGGCGGCGGGATCGCGGGTGCTTCGGTCGCCTATGAATTGTCCGCGCGCGCCGAGGTCGCTCTGTTCGAACAGGAGCCGATCTGCGGATACCACTCCACCGGGCGGTCGGCCGCGTTGTTCACCGAGTGTTATGGGGACCCGGTGGTCCGCCGGCTCGCCATCGCCAGCCGGCCGTTCCTCGCGGCTCCTCCCCCCGGGTTCTCCGATTCGCCCCTGGTGACACCCCGGTCACTTCTGTTCGTCGGCACCGCCGACCAGGCACCGGCCCTGGCGACTGCGCTCGAGGAGTTTCGGGCGATGGTCCCCACCGTCAAAGGGGTCGGCGGGGAGGAGGCCCGCGCCCTGTGCCCGGTCCTCGACCCGGAGGTGGTGGCCGGCGGAATCCTCGAACCGGGGGCGATGGACATCGACGTCCACGCTCTGCACCTCGGGTACCAGCAAGCGGCGCGCACCCGGGGAGCGCGAATCCTCACCCGGTCTCCGGTCGTGAATCTGCGCCTCAACGGAGGCTCCTGGACGGTTGCCACCCCGGACGGCAACCACGAAGCCGACATCGTCGTCAACGCGGCCGGTGCGTGGGCCGACGTAGTGGGGGGCATGGCGGGGACGCATCCGATCGGGCTGGTGCCCAAGCGGCGGACCGCATTCACTTTCCGACCCCCTGACGGGTTCGACCACCGACGCTGGCCGATGGTGATCGACGTGGACGAGCACTGGTACTTCCGGCCGGAGGGCGCCCACCTGCTGGCGTCACCCGCCGACGAGACGGCCATGCATCCGTGCGACGCCCGGCACGAGGAGGCCGATGTCGCGCTGGCCATCGAGCGCATCACCGCGGTGACGACGATGCCGATCCGCTCGATCGAGCGCGCCTGGGCCGGGCTGCGGTCGTTCGTCGCCGACCATCGCCCGGTCAACGGCTGGGACCCCGAGGTGCCCGGCTTCTACTGGCTCGCCGCGCAGGGCGGTTTCGGCATCAAGACCGCCCCGGCGATGGCCAGGTTCGCCGAGGGCACGATCCTGGACGGCGCTCCCCCGGCCGACCTCACCCGGGCAGGACTGAGTGCCGGGGCCCTTTCACCGGCGCGGCTGGCGACCGAGGCCGAAAGCACCTGA
- a CDS encoding cystathionine gamma-synthase family protein produces MAKRSDPAETALHPESLMMSYGYEPEWSEGAVSPPIFQTSTFVFPNAAAGKRCFQVAYGLADAEPGERPHLIYSRINNPNLEIAEDRLALWDGAERGAVFVSGMAAITTTMWAHLRPGDVIAASTPIYGGTQHFIDSVLPEFGVRVVRFGPHETADQIAAAIDGAGGPLGMVYAETPANPTNDLIDLAMCTQLAARFSTLDRKVPFAVDNTFLGPVFQRPIDHGADIVLYSATKYLGGHGDIIAGAATGSAEMMGPIRAMRTFTGSMMSPFTAWLLLRSLTTLRMRMEHQADSARKVADYLRGHPKVTAVNYLGHIEAGDPRHDRFKEQCLGAGGMISFEIDGGEPECYRFLDGLRLFKLAVSLGSVESLAEHPCSMTHCEAGPEENAKIGITESLVRLSIGVEHPDDLIRDIARALDQV; encoded by the coding sequence ATGGCGAAGCGGAGCGACCCCGCGGAGACCGCTCTCCACCCCGAGAGCCTGATGATGTCCTACGGCTACGAGCCGGAGTGGTCCGAAGGGGCGGTGTCCCCTCCCATCTTCCAGACCTCGACCTTCGTCTTCCCCAATGCCGCGGCCGGCAAGCGATGCTTCCAGGTTGCCTATGGCCTGGCCGACGCCGAGCCGGGCGAGCGGCCCCACCTGATCTACTCGCGCATCAACAACCCCAACCTGGAGATCGCAGAGGACCGCCTCGCCTTGTGGGATGGCGCCGAGAGAGGGGCGGTGTTCGTCAGCGGGATGGCGGCGATCACCACCACCATGTGGGCTCACCTGCGGCCGGGCGATGTGATCGCCGCGAGCACCCCGATCTACGGCGGCACCCAACATTTCATCGATTCGGTGCTGCCGGAGTTCGGCGTCCGGGTGGTCCGTTTCGGCCCGCATGAGACGGCCGACCAGATCGCCGCCGCCATCGACGGTGCCGGGGGACCACTCGGAATGGTCTACGCCGAGACGCCGGCCAATCCGACCAACGACCTGATCGACCTGGCGATGTGCACCCAACTCGCCGCCCGGTTCTCCACCCTCGACCGCAAGGTGCCGTTCGCGGTGGACAACACCTTCCTGGGGCCGGTGTTTCAGCGGCCCATCGACCATGGCGCCGACATCGTCCTGTACTCGGCCACCAAGTACCTCGGAGGACACGGTGACATCATCGCCGGCGCCGCCACCGGCTCGGCCGAGATGATGGGGCCGATCCGGGCGATGCGCACCTTCACCGGGAGCATGATGAGCCCGTTCACGGCCTGGCTGTTGCTGCGGAGCCTCACCACGCTGCGAATGCGAATGGAGCATCAGGCCGACTCGGCCCGAAAGGTGGCCGACTACCTCCGTGGGCACCCCAAGGTCACCGCGGTGAACTACCTGGGCCACATCGAGGCGGGCGACCCCCGCCACGACCGGTTCAAAGAGCAGTGCCTCGGCGCCGGCGGGATGATCTCCTTCGAAATCGACGGCGGTGAACCGGAGTGCTATCGCTTCCTCGACGGGCTCCGGCTCTTCAAGCTGGCGGTGAGCCTCGGGTCCGTCGAGTCCCTCGCCGAGCACCCCTGTTCGATGACCCATTGCGAGGCCGGGCCGGAGGAGAACGCCAAGATCGGAATCACCGAGAGCCTGGTGCGCCTCTCCATCGGGGTCGAACATCCCGACGATCTGATCCGCGACATCGCCAGGGCGCTCGATCAAGTCTGA
- a CDS encoding PQQ-dependent sugar dehydrogenase, producing the protein MRRIALAIVLLLVGGCGDDGAVQSTTTTPVTTTAGMTTSTNPTSSTTLGSTTTTAPAESVPLDTVGELVLDPVGEGFASPVFVTARPGDDRLYVVNQEGTVQSMSRDGGDVQLVLDIRDRVWFAGERGLLGLAFHPDDPERAFVHYSRNGDFSTTIVEYHMPTDGSDPERVQLILRHPQPAQNHNGGMIAFGPDGYLYIALGDGGGGGDQYRNGQDPSTLLGAILRIDVDSGDPYAIPSDNPFADGSDGAPEVFFWGLRNPWRFSFDGTDLWVADVGQGSWEEINRVGLDMRGANFGWPILEGTHCYDGPEELCEDDVFIGPVYEYSHDDGRCSVTGGYVYRGANHPELDGVYFFGDYCSTEIMVIRVEGGEVIDSRIFATGLEHLSSFGVDHDGELYVTTASGVYRIGFDA; encoded by the coding sequence ATGAGACGCATCGCGCTCGCGATCGTGTTGCTGCTGGTCGGGGGTTGCGGGGACGATGGGGCGGTCCAATCGACCACCACGACCCCGGTGACGACAACGGCGGGTATGACCACCTCGACGAACCCCACCTCGTCGACCACGCTCGGATCGACCACGACGACGGCTCCGGCCGAGTCAGTGCCTCTCGATACCGTCGGTGAGCTGGTGCTCGATCCTGTCGGTGAAGGCTTCGCCTCCCCCGTGTTCGTGACGGCGCGACCGGGCGACGACCGGCTCTACGTCGTCAACCAGGAAGGCACCGTCCAGTCGATGAGCCGCGACGGCGGCGATGTGCAGCTGGTTCTCGACATTCGCGACAGGGTGTGGTTCGCGGGCGAACGCGGTCTGCTCGGCCTGGCTTTCCATCCAGATGATCCCGAACGCGCCTTCGTCCACTACTCCCGAAATGGGGACTTCTCCACGACCATCGTCGAGTATCACATGCCGACCGATGGCTCCGACCCCGAGCGCGTCCAGCTGATCCTCCGCCACCCCCAGCCCGCCCAGAATCACAACGGGGGGATGATCGCCTTCGGACCCGACGGGTACCTCTACATCGCCCTCGGCGATGGAGGTGGCGGTGGCGACCAGTACCGCAACGGCCAGGACCCCTCCACTCTTCTCGGCGCGATCCTCCGCATCGACGTCGACTCCGGCGACCCATACGCGATTCCCAGCGACAACCCGTTCGCCGATGGATCGGATGGGGCGCCCGAGGTGTTCTTCTGGGGTTTGCGCAATCCCTGGAGATTCAGCTTCGACGGCACCGACTTGTGGGTCGCCGACGTGGGGCAGGGTTCATGGGAGGAGATCAACCGCGTCGGCCTCGACATGCGCGGAGCGAATTTCGGCTGGCCGATCCTCGAAGGAACCCACTGCTACGACGGTCCCGAGGAGCTGTGCGAAGACGATGTCTTCATCGGACCCGTTTACGAGTACTCCCACGACGACGGCAGATGCTCGGTGACCGGGGGCTACGTGTACCGCGGTGCGAACCACCCCGAACTGGACGGCGTGTACTTCTTCGGCGACTACTGCTCCACCGAAATCATGGTGATCCGGGTCGAGGGCGGCGAGGTCATCGACTCCCGCATCTTCGCCACCGGGCTGGAGCACTTGTCGTCGTTCGGTGTCGACCATGACGGCGAGCTCTACGTCACCACGGCGTCCGGGGTCTACCGAATCGGCTTCGACGCCTAG
- the moeB gene encoding molybdopterin-synthase adenylyltransferase MoeB, protein MTYGELVARMRAVIREVSVDELASADPPPVLVDIREVFEYASGIIEGAHLVPQGSLMGSIGEITPDPGTAVVLYCAHGNRSAFAAKTLETLGYSNVASLAGGMDMWRRAGHPVAMASEQTRSGRYARHLVLREIGEAGQQRLLDARVLVVGAGGLGSPALLYLAAAGVGTIGVVDPDVVDVTNLQRQVLHDGTRLGVPKVASAAETLHRLNDDVEVIPHPVAIKAGNALGLMEGYDVVVDGADNFPTRYLLNDASLHLRIPVVHGSIFRWEGQVTVFDPYRGPCYRCLFPQPPPPEFAPNCAEAGVLGALPGVIGSMQAVEAVKAILGVGETLRGRLISYDALAQEFAELRFDRDPTCPACADESRPPALVDYDETCRFAGSVTRP, encoded by the coding sequence ATGACGTACGGCGAGCTGGTGGCCCGGATGCGAGCCGTGATTCGCGAGGTGTCGGTGGACGAGTTGGCATCCGCCGATCCGCCCCCGGTGCTGGTCGACATCAGGGAGGTCTTCGAGTACGCCTCGGGGATCATCGAGGGAGCGCACCTGGTGCCGCAGGGCAGCCTGATGGGATCGATCGGCGAAATCACCCCCGACCCTGGAACGGCGGTGGTTCTCTACTGCGCCCATGGGAATCGCTCGGCCTTCGCCGCCAAGACTCTCGAGACCCTGGGCTACTCCAATGTCGCTTCCCTGGCGGGTGGCATGGACATGTGGCGTCGGGCAGGTCACCCCGTGGCGATGGCATCCGAGCAAACCCGGAGCGGGCGGTATGCCCGGCACCTCGTTCTGCGCGAGATCGGCGAGGCGGGGCAGCAGCGGCTGCTCGATGCTCGAGTCCTGGTGGTCGGAGCCGGCGGGCTTGGTTCGCCGGCGCTGCTGTACCTCGCCGCCGCGGGTGTGGGCACGATCGGGGTGGTCGATCCAGATGTGGTCGACGTGACCAATCTGCAGCGCCAGGTGCTGCACGACGGCACCCGGCTCGGTGTCCCGAAAGTGGCCTCCGCGGCGGAGACGCTGCATCGGCTCAACGACGATGTCGAGGTGATCCCGCACCCCGTGGCGATCAAGGCCGGCAACGCCCTCGGCCTCATGGAGGGATACGACGTCGTGGTCGACGGCGCCGACAACTTCCCCACCCGCTACCTGCTCAACGACGCGTCGCTGCACCTCCGGATCCCGGTGGTGCACGGATCGATCTTCCGGTGGGAGGGGCAGGTGACGGTGTTCGACCCGTATCGGGGGCCTTGCTATCGGTGCCTGTTCCCGCAACCCCCGCCTCCCGAGTTCGCCCCCAATTGCGCCGAGGCGGGGGTGCTGGGCGCGCTACCGGGGGTGATCGGCTCGATGCAGGCAGTGGAGGCCGTGAAGGCGATCCTCGGCGTGGGTGAGACGCTGCGGGGCCGCCTGATCTCTTACGACGCCCTTGCCCAGGAGTTCGCCGAACTGCGCTTCGATCGAGACCCGACGTGCCCGGCGTGCGCCGACGAGTCCCGTCCTCCGGCATTGGTGGACTACGACGAGACATGCCGATTCGCCGGCAGTGTCACCCGTCCCTAG
- a CDS encoding M67 family metallopeptidase, translated as MLLSEAIRAEIVLHARAGHPNEACGLLAVDGDGRVRRAYCLDNVDRSPFSFTVDPDQHFASLGDAESNGWSLGGSFHSHPRTAAVPSQTDISRALEPDWVYLIVGLADPETPELRGWWIRTGRAVEEPIEVVPVTEGAR; from the coding sequence ATGCTGCTTTCTGAAGCCATTCGCGCAGAGATCGTCCTGCATGCTCGGGCGGGCCATCCGAACGAGGCGTGCGGCTTGTTGGCTGTGGATGGTGACGGCCGGGTGCGGCGGGCGTATTGCCTGGACAATGTCGACCGGTCGCCCTTCTCGTTCACCGTCGATCCCGACCAGCACTTTGCCTCGCTCGGCGATGCCGAATCCAACGGGTGGTCTTTGGGCGGCTCGTTCCACTCGCATCCCCGCACTGCCGCGGTCCCGTCGCAGACGGACATCTCCCGTGCCCTGGAACCGGACTGGGTGTATCTGATCGTGGGGCTTGCGGATCCCGAGACGCCCGAGCTCCGAGGTTGGTGGATTCGAACGGGAAGGGCGGTGGAGGAACCGATCGAGGTCGTGCCCGTCACCGAGGGGGCTCGATGA
- a CDS encoding alcohol dehydrogenase catalytic domain-containing protein, with protein MRAVTITAYGAPLSDVELPDLIPGALDVVVRVEAAGICRSDVHYRSGTRPVPSLPLVPGHEVAGTIIDVGVEVADRAVGDRVCLHYLVTCGTCAQCRRGAEQFCEVGQMIGLDRQGGYSEQIAVPARNAHLVPAGVDTAVAAIMMCSSATALHALRRGEVAPGSSVAIFGAGGLGVSAIRLAQILGASQVFAVDVNPRKLKAAAALGAVPVDGNADPVAALLAAGGVDVALELVGSAEVMKSALDSLAPSGRAVAVGITHREFGLDPYRDLVKREVDLRGSADHLATEIDELLTMADNGTLELGEAITRRIPLDAAAVTEAMDRLEAFGDDIRVVIEP; from the coding sequence ATGCGTGCCGTCACCATCACCGCGTACGGTGCCCCGCTGTCGGATGTCGAGCTGCCCGACCTCATCCCCGGGGCGTTAGATGTGGTGGTGCGGGTGGAGGCTGCCGGGATCTGTCGGTCGGATGTGCACTATCGATCGGGGACTCGACCGGTGCCGTCGCTGCCGCTGGTCCCGGGTCACGAGGTGGCGGGCACGATCATCGATGTGGGCGTGGAGGTGGCCGATCGGGCGGTGGGAGACCGGGTCTGCCTCCACTACCTGGTCACCTGCGGAACCTGCGCTCAGTGCCGGCGGGGCGCCGAACAGTTCTGCGAAGTGGGGCAAATGATCGGTCTCGACCGCCAGGGTGGCTACTCCGAGCAGATCGCGGTGCCGGCCCGCAACGCCCACCTGGTGCCCGCCGGTGTCGACACGGCGGTGGCGGCCATCATGATGTGCTCCTCGGCGACCGCCCTCCACGCCCTCCGCCGGGGTGAGGTGGCGCCCGGCTCGAGCGTGGCGATCTTTGGAGCGGGAGGGCTGGGAGTGTCGGCCATCCGACTGGCGCAGATCCTGGGGGCGTCGCAGGTTTTCGCGGTCGACGTCAACCCGCGCAAGCTCAAGGCGGCGGCCGCGCTCGGAGCCGTACCCGTCGACGGCAACGCCGACCCGGTAGCCGCGCTGCTCGCCGCTGGTGGGGTGGATGTCGCCCTCGAACTGGTGGGCAGCGCCGAGGTGATGAAGTCGGCCCTGGACTCTTTGGCGCCCTCCGGGCGCGCCGTCGCGGTGGGTATCACGCACCGGGAGTTCGGCCTGGACCCCTATCGAGATCTGGTCAAACGGGAGGTCGACTTACGCGGCTCGGCCGATCACCTCGCAACCGAGATCGACGAGCTGCTGACGATGGCCGACAACGGGACGCTCGAACTGGGGGAGGCCATCACCCGCCGCATTCCCCTCGACGCCGCCGCAGTCACCGAGGCCATGGATCGCCTCGAAGCCTTCGGCGACGACATCCGCGTGGTGATCGAGCCGTAG
- a CDS encoding PadR family transcriptional regulator, whose translation MSSAQAQSPDGHLPLTPAASHILLALADGEKHGYAIMREVENLSDGTLTMGPGTLYGSIKRMLGAGLVEETENRPDPELDDQRRRYYRLTGLGERVLSAEMTRLEAMVKAAAAKRVAFSPRPEAAQ comes from the coding sequence GTGAGTAGTGCACAGGCCCAGAGCCCCGACGGACATCTTCCGCTCACCCCGGCGGCGTCGCACATATTGCTGGCGCTGGCGGACGGCGAGAAGCACGGCTACGCCATCATGCGCGAAGTCGAGAACCTGTCAGACGGGACTCTGACGATGGGCCCTGGCACGCTCTACGGCTCGATCAAGAGGATGCTGGGTGCGGGCCTCGTCGAGGAGACCGAGAACCGCCCCGACCCCGAATTGGACGACCAACGTCGGCGTTACTACCGGCTCACCGGCCTCGGTGAAAGGGTCCTCAGTGCCGAGATGACTCGGCTCGAGGCGATGGTGAAGGCAGCCGCAGCGAAGCGGGTCGCCTTTAGTCCGCGGCCTGAGGCTGCGCAGTGA